The following are from one region of the Mixophyes fleayi isolate aMixFle1 chromosome 7, aMixFle1.hap1, whole genome shotgun sequence genome:
- the CDK5R2 gene encoding cyclin-dependent kinase 5 activator 2, translating into MGTVLSLSPAPGKAGPLDDKKPEPPGVGGGYLAIPNSKNGGSKPEKSLKRHSVLISALTWKRLVAASAKKKNAKKINPNPGPINGPLLPNNNNPVEQLNHENLRKSQVSPGRREPKAVPVPTVPPGSIEGQKIQQQQLVAVQKQASGRSLCSPRRVIVQASTGELLRCLGEFVCRRCYKLKELSPGEPTMWFRNVDRSLLLQGWQDQGFITPANLVFVYLLCREAIGDELASEYELQAAFLTCLYLAYSYMGNEISYPLKPFLVETDKEVFWQRCLSIIDRMSAKMLQINSDPHYFTQVFQDLKNEGETRESNGHWTINLDR; encoded by the coding sequence ATGGGCACAGTACTATCCTTGTCCCCTGCTCCTGGTAAGGCCGGACCCTTGGATGACAAGAAGCCCGAGCCCCCTGGAGTCGGTGGTGGCTACCTGGCCATTCCCAATAGCAAGAATGGAGGCAGCAAACCGGAAAAGAGCCTAAAGAGACATTCTGTGCTGATCTCGGCGCTCACTTGGAAGAGGTTAGTGGCGGCCTCTGCCAAGAAGAAAAATGCCAAGAAAATTAACCCGAACCCTGGACCCATCAATGGCCCGCTGCTGCCCAACAACAACAACCCAGTGGAGCAGCTCAACCACGAGAACCTGCGCAAATCCCAGGTCAGTCCTGGTCGCAGGGAACCTAAAGCGGTGCCCGTGCCCACGGTGCCCCCAGGTTCCATTGAAGGACAGaagatccagcagcagcagctggtgGCAGTGCAGAAACAGGCAAGTGGCCGTTCCCTCTGCTCACCGCGTCGGGTTATTGTTCAAGCATCCACAGGTGAACTCCTTCGATGTCTGGGAGAGTTTGTTTGTCGCCGGTGCTATAAACTGAAAGAGCTGAGCCCAGGGGAACCCACTATGTGGTTCCGTAATGTTGATCGCTCATTGCTTCTGCAAGGCTGGCAAGACCAAGGCTTTATCACGCCTGCTAACCTGGTGTTTGTGTACCTGCTCTGCAGAGAGGCCATTGGAGACGAACTTGCCAGTGAGTATGAGCTACAAGCCGCCTTCCTCACCTGCCTCTACTTGGCTTATTCATATATGGGGAATGAGATTTCCTACCCCCTGAAGCCCTTCCTGGTGGAGACCGACAAAGAAGTCTTCTGGCAACGCTGCCTGAGCATCATTGACCGTATGAGTGCCAAAATGCTGCAGATCAACTCTGACCCACATTACTTCACACAGGTCTTCCAGGATCTGAAGAATGAAGGAGAGACCAGGGAATCTAATGGACACTGGACTATAAATTTGGACCGTTAA